In Acaryochloris marina S15, a single genomic region encodes these proteins:
- a CDS encoding class I SAM-dependent methyltransferase, translated as MITANKQVTQSLYNDTAARWVRGGPSSLSDFTARPAILEMCTPVSGQKILDLGCGEGYCSRQLRQLGAASVLGVDLSPRMIEAAQAQEQQEPLGITYQAGCATDVRHYTQDRFDLVVAVFLFNYLTVAQTQACMAEIFQVLEPGGRFVFSIPHPSFPYMRQAEFPFYFEVDGNNYFSGRDQQCPGRIWKRDGSWLEVQLIHKTLQDFFEALQMAGFSSMPTVRELRVLPEHVELDPDFFGPLVDYPLHMAIEVHK; from the coding sequence ATGATTACTGCCAATAAACAAGTAACCCAATCCCTGTACAACGATACAGCGGCTCGATGGGTTCGAGGTGGCCCCAGTTCTCTCTCTGATTTCACAGCCCGTCCCGCTATTTTGGAGATGTGTACCCCTGTTTCAGGACAAAAGATTCTGGATCTCGGATGTGGCGAAGGGTACTGTAGTCGCCAACTCCGACAGCTGGGGGCAGCCTCCGTTTTAGGCGTCGATCTCTCCCCGCGGATGATTGAAGCCGCCCAGGCTCAAGAACAACAAGAGCCTCTGGGGATTACCTATCAGGCGGGATGTGCTACGGACGTCCGTCATTACACCCAAGACCGGTTTGACTTAGTAGTTGCTGTTTTCTTGTTTAACTACCTAACCGTTGCCCAAACCCAGGCTTGCATGGCAGAAATCTTTCAAGTGCTGGAACCCGGAGGGCGGTTTGTGTTTAGCATCCCTCACCCCTCCTTTCCTTATATGCGTCAAGCTGAGTTCCCCTTTTATTTCGAAGTGGATGGCAATAACTATTTCAGTGGACGTGACCAGCAATGTCCAGGGCGCATTTGGAAGCGCGATGGTTCCTGGCTAGAGGTCCAGCTGATTCATAAAACCCTGCAAGATTTCTTTGAAGCCTTGCAAATGGCTGGTTTTTCTAGCATGCCAACTGTACGTGAATTACGGGTTTTACCTGAGCACGTTGAACTTGACCCAGACTTTTTCGGACCGTTAGTTGATTACCCCTTACATATGGCGATTGAGGTGCACAAATGA
- a CDS encoding TauD/TfdA family dioxygenase has translation MPLLTSTGHIEDLSSVMIKAKSQPSWTSTGLETNPHWKITLPESILSSVLVLNHWLEARGYTWQSPEARGMKIQNLDLLANVMRYHLTQTTGVVLLSGFNVAEYGESASRLLLLQLGYALGSVLDKRGLLYDVCDRGQDHRKANVLFSSTCTSPGYHTDSTDADLMPGVVSLLCLKTAREGGVNRLANTFTAYQRLLQSQPEVLRRLCQNFIRDKIIVGEVGTRSHLDRLRNSFPVFEWGHWYPGLTCRYMRYWIDAGHDKAGLPLSDEDRFVLDQFEATLNQEDLTYELQLQPGDMIFLNNHLIAHDRTEYIDWEEPEKKRHLVRMWVGNDALQSDAPKPDDMHLSHI, from the coding sequence ATGCCACTTCTCACTTCTACGGGTCATATCGAAGACTTATCTTCGGTGATGATCAAGGCTAAGTCACAGCCTAGCTGGACTAGCACAGGCCTAGAAACCAATCCTCACTGGAAAATTACGCTCCCAGAGTCCATATTGTCCTCGGTTTTAGTGTTGAATCACTGGTTGGAGGCGAGGGGATATACCTGGCAGTCTCCTGAAGCAAGGGGGATGAAAATCCAGAATCTTGACCTGCTGGCGAATGTGATGCGCTATCACCTCACCCAAACCACGGGCGTTGTCTTACTGTCTGGGTTTAATGTTGCTGAATATGGCGAATCCGCTAGCCGACTTCTTTTGCTGCAACTGGGCTATGCCTTAGGGTCTGTTTTAGATAAACGTGGCCTGTTGTATGACGTCTGCGATCGCGGCCAGGATCACCGTAAAGCGAATGTCCTCTTTTCTAGTACCTGTACATCTCCTGGGTACCATACGGACAGCACGGATGCGGACCTAATGCCGGGGGTTGTGTCTTTGCTTTGCCTGAAGACAGCTCGGGAAGGAGGTGTCAATCGTTTAGCGAATACCTTCACGGCCTATCAGCGACTGCTCCAATCTCAACCGGAGGTATTACGACGGCTTTGCCAGAATTTTATTCGCGACAAAATCATTGTCGGTGAGGTCGGCACCCGATCCCACCTGGATCGATTACGGAACTCATTTCCTGTGTTTGAATGGGGGCACTGGTATCCAGGGTTAACCTGTCGGTATATGCGCTATTGGATAGATGCAGGACATGACAAAGCGGGATTGCCTCTATCAGATGAAGATCGGTTCGTTTTAGATCAATTTGAAGCGACCCTCAACCAAGAAGATCTAACTTATGAGCTTCAGCTCCAACCGGGCGACATGATTTTCCTCAATAATCATCTGATCGCTCATGATCGGACGGAGTATATAGATTGGGAAGAGCCCGAAAAGAAACGTCATCTGGTTCGCATGTGGGTGGGGAACGATGCCCTTCAGAGTGATGCTCCCAAACCGGATGATATGCACTTGAGCCATATCTAA
- a CDS encoding TenA family transcriptional regulator, producing the protein MDSFRSLTERHPLWRHPVLEQCRAGELTLAEVRVLAVQMYKFSQAFNRILASIMSCCPDESAQLVIMENLLDEMGQGNLAHAHPELFRRFTRSLGIDDGTLELTPPEPETQAMIDTYLSLSHKYGYLAALGAVCFASEGIVNSLYTQIRQGIVGASPFSSEALIFFEVHIDLDDDHAAHLEALIEPRLRTVEDSICLDRAIRKAMDSRLKFFNGIQRASEAVSYAWAA; encoded by the coding sequence ATGGATTCTTTTCGCAGTCTTACCGAACGACATCCCCTCTGGAGACATCCTGTTCTTGAGCAATGTCGGGCTGGAGAGCTGACATTGGCAGAAGTGCGTGTTTTAGCGGTTCAGATGTACAAATTTTCCCAAGCCTTTAATCGCATCCTGGCCAGCATTATGTCTTGTTGCCCCGATGAGAGTGCCCAGTTGGTGATTATGGAAAATCTCTTGGATGAAATGGGACAGGGCAACTTGGCTCATGCTCATCCAGAATTATTCCGGCGCTTTACCCGTTCTTTAGGGATTGATGATGGGACGTTAGAACTGACGCCTCCTGAGCCAGAAACCCAGGCCATGATTGATACCTATCTTTCTCTATCCCATAAATATGGTTATTTAGCCGCGTTGGGAGCTGTTTGCTTCGCATCAGAAGGAATTGTGAATTCCCTATATACCCAAATTCGTCAAGGCATTGTCGGGGCATCCCCTTTTTCCTCGGAAGCACTGATCTTTTTCGAAGTACATATTGATCTAGATGATGACCATGCGGCTCATTTGGAAGCGCTGATCGAACCCCGATTAAGGACGGTGGAAGACTCCATCTGTTTGGATCGTGCGATCAGGAAGGCGATGGATTCTCGACTGAAATTCTTTAATGGTATTCAGCGAGCTTCCGAAGCTGTGTCTTATGCTTGGGCCGCCTAA